From the genome of Gorilla gorilla gorilla isolate KB3781 chromosome 4, NHGRI_mGorGor1-v2.1_pri, whole genome shotgun sequence:
atctccagaactcgtgatctgcctgcctgggcctcccaaagtgctgggattacaggcatgagccaccgtgtccggcctaaattcttttaaactaagaAGACAAGAACCAGGGTATCACAATAGCCATCAACATTTGGTTAGATATATGcttaattttataacaaaatttcCCGGTGGCTGTACTACTTGACATTTCACTAGtgatgtatgagagttccagttactCTATCACCAACAGTTGGTGttgtcagtattttttattttaactgttcTGATAGGTATGgagtggtattttattatggttcTAATATGCATTTCCCTAGCGGTTGACAATGTCGAAGACCTATTATGTACTTATTGGCCAAtcttatatcttctttgatgaagtgACCATTTGAttctctagcttttttttttttttttttttgagatctggtccgctatgttgcccaggttggagcacagtggctattcacagataTGACCATGGCATACTACATCCACAGACCCCtcgcctcaagagatccttctgcctcagcctcctgagtagctggaactacaggcatgtgacacagTGCCCtgcttgcctttttaaaatattgggtggtttgggctgggcacggtggctcatacctgtaatcccagcactttgggaggctgaggtgggcagatcacgaggtcaggagatcgagaccatcctggctaacacggtgaaaccctgtctctactaaaaatacaacaaattagccgggtgtggttgtagtcccagctactcgggaggctgaagcaggagaatggcgtgaacccgggaggtggaggttgcagtgagccgagatcgcaccactgcactccagcctgggtggcagagtgagactctgtctcaagaaaaaaaaaaattgggtggtTTGCTTTTTCTActgttgaattttgagagttcttcatatattctggatactatgAATACAGACTtggatttgtaaatattttcttccagtccatAGTTTTTCATTCTGTAAGAGTGTCAGTGAAGGCTTCTTTAATCAAGGTATTAAGGTTAGGGTTCatgactttctttgttttttgctgaCTTTTGTTGCTGACAAAGTTTGGCATTAATAATGGGGTGAGAAAAAAATGGGGTGaggccagatgtgatggctcatgtctataatcccagcactttggaggccaagaagggaggatcacttgaggccaggagtttgagaccagcctggacagcatagcgtTCAAGatcttctctaccaaaaaagtttTTAAGCAGTGTTTTGGCTTATGTTTGGGCATTTGAATCATTTattatgaagtggagtggaagtAAGAATGATGGAAATTTAATGATCTCTTCCATCCCTTGACAAAAAGTGCTTTGTCCCTGAAAGAATTTAGCAAAaacaggctgggctcggtggctcacgcctgtaatcctagcactttgggaggccgaggcaggcggatcacctgaggtcaggaatttgagaccagcctggccaacatggtgaaaccccgtctctacttaaaacacaaaaaattagctgggcgtggtggtatgcacctgtaatcccagctacttgggaggctgaggcaggagaatcgcttgaacccgggaggcaaatgttgcagtgagccgagatcgtgccattgcactccagcctggaggacaagagtgagacttcatctcaaaaaaaaaaaaaaaagaatttagtaaaaacaaagaaaagaaactgatagGACATGttaggccgagcgtggtggttcatgcctgtaatcccagcactttggaaggctgaggcatgagaaccgcctaaacccaagaggtggagtttgcagtgagccaagattgcgccagtgcactccagcctgggcaacagagggagactctgtctcaaaacaaacaaacaaacaaaaacatgttaaTGGCAGTGTGCCTTATTTCATCCAGCACACAAACTCAAGCACCTCAtcatttcttacctttttttttttttttttagatggagtcttgctctgttgcccaggctcgagtacagtggtgcaatctcggctcactgcaacctccacctcctaggttcaagccattctcctcctcagcctcccaagtagctgggattacaggtgtgtgccaccacaccgggctaatttttgtatttttagtagagatgaggtttcaccatgttggccaggctggtcttgaactcctggcctcaggtgatctgtcctcctcggcctctcaaaatgctgggattacaagtgtgagtcattGCTCCTGgctctgattttttaaatctaatttagCATTAGAACCTAGTGTCACAGGGATGAGGTGTTAACACATGTACTTGAATAGAAAAATTTCAGGGCTGGACGTGGTcactcatgctgtaatcccagcactttgggaggctgagatgggagaattgcttgagtctgagagtttgagatcagcctgggcaacatggtaaaacctggcctctataaaaaatacaataacagggcatggtggcatgtgcttgtagtcccagctatttgtggGACTGAAgcgatggcttgagcctgggagctccaggctgcagtgagcagagatcacaccagtgcattccagcctgggcaacaaagaccctgtctcaaaaaacaaaacaaacaaacaaaaaaacccaaaaatgtatatatatatgtatacatatatgtatgtgtgtatatatatttcaaatacataacataaaagcACCTTTCCAAAAAATATTAGATTGACAATGGTgtattaaaataaacaatattctAATTTTCCCAGTCCTTTCTGAGTATATCAGTAAACAAGCTGTCTCTAAGTTAAAGTGTAATTGCTTTTAATTGATAGTCATTTGCTAAACCTTGGCAAAGTCTTTTTGGCATACTGTAATCACCCAAcgggttcttcctgcccactgcacaggcaaaacagtaaagaaagagtttaattaacaTTAAGGTGAGGTTGGCCACGTGGGAGAAGTGGAGTTATCagtcaaatcagtctccccaaaggCTGGAGGTTATGGTTTTtcagtttggtgggcaggggactAGGGGATggatgctgctgattggttggggatgcagTCATTAGGGGAGTGGAAAATCGTCCTCATGAACTGAGTCCACCTCTGGTTGAGGCCACATGGCCAACTGAGTCACAAGTCACCAGTCCTGGTGGCGTAAGTCTGGAAAACATCTCCACCAATCTTagattctacaatagtgatgttatctataggagcaattgaAGAAGCCACAAATCTTGTGACTTCTGGCTACATAACTCCTGAAGgtaagggattatagaaactGTCAACATCtcagcagaattcaggcccctcccaTAAACTTAATTTCGTGGCCTTTCAATggttttacaaaggtggtttcagcCCCCTGAATAAGGAAAGGATTAGTTTTAGGGAGGGACTATTATCATCCTGGCTTctaatttaaactataaactaaattccttccaCGGTTAGCTTGGCCTACCCCAGGAATGAGCGAAgacagccagcctgtgaggctagcagcaagatggagtcagccacgTTACAATACCACCCAGAAAATGAGAAAgtgaatacttcttttttttatttgatctttatttatttatttatttattttttatttttttatttttttattttatttatttatttattttttattttactttttaattttttatttatttttatttatttatttatttatttttaaagtgaatacTTCTAACGACTTTTGTAACACAAgtgtttcaaattcttttttttttttttttgagatggagtctcgctgtcgcccaggctggagtgcagtggcgcgatctcggctcactgcaggctccgcctcccagggttcacgccattctcctgcctcagcctcctgagtagctgagactacaggcgcccgccaccgcgcctggctaattttttttttttttttttgtatttttagtagagacgcggtttcaccgtgtttgccaggatggtcttgatctcttgacctcgtgatccacacgcctcggcctcccaaagtgctgggattacaggcgtgagccaccgcgcccgacctcaAATTCTTGCtttcaacaaaaattaaagaaaaatcaaatcaagtTGTTAATTGAGAGATTATCACTATATGACTTTTTTGCATATATCTCAAAAAGTATTCAACAAAATGAGTGACAATTTTGTCATCTATTTATACATGTGAACAAGATTTCTCGGCACActcataaaaacataaaagaaatagaGTTTATTGGAAACTTTGTCTATCATTAAGTAATGTTCATTCATAGATAAATGCTTcttttcttgacagagtcttgctctgttgcccagactggagtgcagtggtgccatttcagctcactacaacctctgtctcctgagttcaagcaattctcctgcctcagcctctggagtagctgggacctcaggccaccatgcccagctaatttttgtattttttggtagaggcagggtttcaccaggttggccaggctggtttcaaactcctgacctcaagtgttccgctcaccttggcctctcaaagtgctgggattacagatgtgagccaccgtgcctgggcataaatgcatttttgaaagaaatgagCCCATCTGTCTTATTAATAGCTATCATTCCAATAAAATGTTTACTgtctttaaaagttatttatataaattgcagcatacttttcttttgtttgactGCTAATAGTAATTATATTGATAATTAAATCCAGGGGAAAAAATTTACCAAGAGCCTTTTTGTCACAGGAAGttaagaagaattaaaaatttaatacacatacatactttTGTTGTAGAGAAGTATTACAAAGTGATAAAAGACTTTCATGCATGAAATATATTGCTTTGGAATGTAATTCTatggaggaaatggaatggaaatacaagttcagaaagataaaagaatgacaaaatttcttttttttttttttgagacggagtcttgccctgttgccgaggctggagtgcaatggtgccatcttggctcatggcaaccttcacctcccgggttcaaatgattctcctgcctcagcctcctgagtagctgggattacaggtgcctgcaactacgcccagctaatttttttttgtatttttagaactcctgacctcatgatccgcctgcctcggcctcccaaagtcctgggattacaggcatgagccaccgcactcggccaagAATGACAAAATTTCtgatgtaggctgggcgcggtggctcacctctgtaatcctagcacttgggaggatgaggtgggcggatcacctgagatcaggagttcgagacaagcctggccaacatggagaaaccctgtcaacatggggaaaccccatctctactaaaaatacaaaattagccgggcatggtggcgagcgcctgtaatctcagctactccggaggctgaggcaggagaatggtttgaacccgggaggtggaggttgcagtgagacgagattgcgccactccactccactccagcctgggcaacaaagtgagactccatctcaaaaaaaaaaaaaactgatataaATGAAGAATTTGCTAATATATTTTTACTACCAGAGCTGACcactctcccccttccccctttctttctttctttttttttttcttttgagacagagtcttgctctgtcgcccaggctggagtgcagtggtgcgaactcagctcactgcaagctccgcctcctgggttcaggtcattctcctccctcagcctcctgagtagctgggactacaggcgcccgccatcacgcccggctaatttttttggtattttttagtagagacggggtttcaccgtgttagccaggatggtctcaatctcctgacctcatgatccgcccgcctcagcctcccaaagtgctgggattacaggcgtgagccactgcgcccggcccccactTCCCCCTTTCTTATAACCACTGCATGATTTTGCATAAAACTTTCAGGGCGTGTCcaagaaaaaaagtttgaaaactactGGTTAACCCACTCTTTCCAGAAACTTGGCTGTGAAATGGAAAAGAGGAGAGCTGGTTCCAGGGAGGCTCAGGTCaaaggtgattttattttattttttaatttttaatttttttgagactaggtctagctccttctccaggctggagtgaagtggtgtgatcacagctaaccacagtcttgacctcctgagatctcatggctcattacagcctccacctccctggctcaagcaatcctcccacctcagtctcctgagtagctgggatcacaggcctgcGCTACCATGTCtaggtagtttttgtatttttttttgtagagacaaggtttcaccatgttgctcaggcaggtctcgaactcctgagttcaagcaatccacctgcctcagcctcccaaagtgctgggattacaggcatgagccaccacgccccgccagtgatttcattttttaagttggAAGATCTGAGCATATTTAAGTGTTTAGTATCATGCCcgttttacagaaaaaaagaggcTCTTAGAAACTACGATTTTACTCCGATGCGGAGATTCTGGAACAAGATCCAGGTAATATATCAGTCAGGATAGGCTAGGTTATGCTGTAGCAGCACACACCCACTAAATCTCAGTAAGCTGAATACATCCTAGTTTTCTTCTCCCTCTTACTACGTATCCTAGGGTGCGTTGGCAGGGAGTCTGCTCATCTTAGCCACTCAGTGACCCGGGTCACCGGATGATGGTTTCATCTCCATAATTGGGGCAGCTGGCAGAAAGGGATACAATGGCCGGCTCAGTCGCCTTTAAAGCTGGTGGGAAGTAACATATTACCTCTGTGTGTTTCAAGTGGGTCAGGGAAGTGCCAGTCCTACCATGTGCCCAGAAAGGGAAAGCACTGGAAACGTTGATGAGCAGCGCTGCCTACTCCATGACACTTCCAGTATTAGAAATAACCACAAacgcttttttttctttttctttcttttcttttttctttcttttttttttttttttttttgagacggagtctccctatgtcgcccaggctggagtgcagtggcgcagtcttggctcactgaaacctccgcctcccgggttcaagagattctcctgcctcagcctcccaagtaggtgggattacaggcatgcgccagggcgcctggcttttcttttcttttcttttcttttcttttcttttctttttgtatttttagtagagatgagggttcaccatgttggccaggctggtcttgaactcctgacttcaagtgatccaaaGGTCGGCTACAAACTTGTATTATCTGATACCTACTTTGAGCCCAGGCCAGAAAGGATAAAGTAAAGCATGAGACGTTGTTAGTTCATTTCAACAGATTGGGGAGTTGTGGGTTTTAGTCTCTGACGCTTCATTGTTACCATGAGAGCCTgcaagtttttctttctcttttttttttaacctctttggGTCATCTGGGAGGACGTGGTGCTCTTTTAGCTCTAACATTTTCTGGTTGCAATGCGTTTAGGACTGGGATgcggagtgagtgagtgagtgagtgagtgagtgagtgagcctTCTCAGGAAAACACTTTCTAGAATTTTGTCCGAGTGTCTGTTGGGAAACGCGCTTACATCCCGCAGAGGGCGGTAAGGACACAGCGCACAACTCTGCCTTATACCTGCGAGTTAAAAAGCCAAGGGTTCGCTCACTCAACCTTGAATGCgcgtcagaatcacctgggggagGTTTTATAAAATACCCATGCTCCACCCAAGACAATGAAATCAGACTCCCTGCGAGCGGGGCCGAACATCAGCATTTTTGAGGACGCTCCCTGTGGCTGTGCATCGGTGATCTTTAATCCCCTGCTACTTGTTAGAGGAGCTGGATGACACTTCGTGGGCTCATTCTCATAAATAAGCTGCTGAATGGAGTCCTCTCCTCCCAAGAGTTGTCGGTGTtgcatctttttgttgtttattttttttttaagccaacgGACGAAGACATCCAACGGTGCTGCATCTTAATGGGGGGACATCCAGCTAAAGGGAATCTTGGGGCCTCCGCGGGTTTCTAGCAGCTCGCGGCATGTTGGTTTCCCAGGGCAAGAGGCCGCCACTGAAGGTCAGCTCTGTCTTTCCAGCTGGGCAGTGGAGGCTCTAAGTCTGTTTTCAGCAGGATCGGAGGAAGGAGACGGGGTGGCcccaaggaagaaggagaaaaggcggccgagaagaggaggagggcaaggggaagaggaagggcgAGGGAGGAGCCTGAGGAGACTCGCCCGGCTCAACCCAGACATCCGCGCCCCGGCCGCCTGGTGGCCATGGCGGGCCTGGGACTGGGCCCGGGCTCCGCCGTTCCCGTGTGGCTGGCCGAGGACGACCTCGGCTGCATCATCTGCCAGGGGCTGCTGGACTGGCCCGCCACGCTGCCCTGCGGCCACAGCTTCTGCCGCCACTGCCTGGAGGCCCTGTGGGGCGCGCGCGGCGCCCGCCGCTGGGCCTGCCCCACTTGCCGCCAGGGCGCCGCGCAGCAGCCGCAGCTGCGGAAGAACACGCTACTGCAGGACCTGGCCGACAAGTACCGCCGCGCCGCACGCGAGATACAGGCGGGCTCCGACCCTGCCCACTGCCCCTGCCCGGGCTCCAGTCTCCGCTCCAGCGCGGCCGCCAGGCCCCGGCGCCGCCCGGAACTGCAGCGGGTAGGGAGGCCGGGCCCGCAGCTCCCCTCGCTCCCCCGGGCTGCCCGCCGCCTGCCCCTTTCCCATGTGGCTCGAACCCCTTTCCTTAGCCGTTCTACTTTTACGTTCCTTTTCTCAGTCTAAAAGTCGACTCCCGCTCTTCGGAGGTACTTTGGAAAGTTCATATAAGTatgaagaagtagaaaaaaacaaattcccCATCTTCCGAAAGCTTGTCAACTTAGCTGCTACACACCTTGGCATATTTCAACTTCTTCCCAATCGATCTTCGGTCTCTTTCTCTGAAACTTGTAAAATTGTGGTAAGATCTATATAACATTAAAACTGGCCATTttaacctttttctttatttctttgagagggagtctcgctctgtcgcccaggctggatggagtgcaatggcgtgatctcggctcactgcaacctccgccccccagggtcaagtgattctcttgcttcaggctcgagagtagctgggattacaggcgtgcaccatcacgcccggctaattttggtatttttagtagagacggcgtttcgacatgttagccaggctagtctcgaacccctgaccacagatgatccgtccgcctcggcctcccaaagtgctgggattacaggcatgagccacagcgcctggcctcattttaacctttcatttttttgagacggagtcttgctttgtggcccaggctggagtgcagtggcgccatcttgtctcactgcaagctccgcctcccgggttcacaccattctcctgcctcagcctcccgagtaactgggactacaggcgcccgccaccacgcctggctaattttttgtatgtttttttctttttttaaaaaatagggacggggtttcaccgttgttagccaggatggtctcgatcttctgacctcgtgatctgcccgcctcg
Proteins encoded in this window:
- the RNF135 gene encoding E3 ubiquitin-protein ligase RNF135 isoform X3, with protein sequence MAGLGLGPGSAVPVWLAEDDLGCIICQGLLDWPATLPCGHSFCRHCLEALWGARGARRWACPTCRQGAAQQPQLRKNTLLQDLADKYRRAAREIQAGSDPAHCPCPGSSLRSSAAARPRRRPELQRVAVEKSITEVGQELTELVEHLVDIVRSLQNQRPLSESGPDNELSILGKENSWKPRLPPHAHCLTRATLHSGELLGLLSGPSVQPLT